In the Aquimarina spinulae genome, TTTCTAATAGTAAATATCGGGTAAGTCCTTCGAATATGTTTAAAATATCTTCTTGCTCAATAAATGCCATTTCACAATCTATTTGTGTGAATTCGGGTTGTCTGTCTGCTCTTAAGTCTTCATCTCTAAAACATTTTACAATCTGAAAATATTTATCCATTCCACCAACCATAAGTAGTTGCTTAAAAGTTTGTGGTGATTGTGGTAATGCGTAGAATTGTCCTTCATTCATTCTGGATGGAACAACAAAGTCACGAGCTCCTTCGGGGGTGGATTTAATTAAATACGGAGTTTCAACTTCGATAAACCCTTCATTCGAAAGATAATTCCTTACTTGCATCCCTACTTGATGTCTAAACATCAAGCTATTTTTCACAGGATTACGACGTATATCAAGATACCTATATTTCATTCTAATATCTTCTCCTCCATCCGTTTGATCTTCTATAGTAAAGGGAGGGACGATAGATTCATTAAGAATGGTTAATTCATTTACCAGGATTTCAATTTCTCCTGTAGGGATTTTTTGATTTTTTGATTCACGCTCAATTACTGTTCCTTTTACTTGGATAACGAACTCTCGTCCTAAGGTCTTAGCTTTTTTGACCACCGGTGCTGGGGTACGTTCTTCATCAAATATTAATTGAGTGATTCCGTAACGATCTCTAAGATCAACCCATATCATAAATCCTTTATCACGAGTCTTTTGCACCCATCCAGATAAGGTGACTTCTTTTTTGATATCTGAGGCGCGTAGTTCACCACACGAATGACTTCTATACATATGTTATATATTAAGGCTGCAAAAATAAGAAGTTTAACTGTGAACAGGTAATAGATTTTGATTGTTTTGAGAATCTTTAGGTATATTATGAAAATTGTTAATTATAAAACAATTTTGTTAAGAGTTTGAAATATTTAAAATTGCCATGTATTTTATAATATTTTAATTGGTATAGGTGCTATTTTGGTCATTTTTATGCGAACAATTGTTAGTTTTAACATTGTTTTATCAATATCTTTTAATAGATTTAACCAAACATTTAAACAGATCATTATGAAAAAACACAATCATTTTTGCAAAATGAAGATTTTGCTATTACTAATTTTTGTTCCGACTTTGTTGTTGGCTCAGGAGACCATTACGGGAAAAGTGGTCGTTGAGGGCACTGGCGAAGGAGCTCCTTTTATGAATATTATTGAAGAAGGAACAGATAATGGTACCTCTAGTGACATTGATGGTAACTTTAGTATTACCGTAAGTAGTTTGCCAGTAAATTTAAAAGTATTTGCATTAGGATTTGCAGAAAAAACGGTGCCTGTAGCAACTGCAGGAAATATTACGATTCAAGTAGCCGAGTCTACAGAATCATTAGAAGAAGTGGTAGTAACAGGACTAGGTTCATCTATAAAAAGAGCGAACTTAGCTAATGCCGTTTCAACGGTTTCTTCAGAAGAATTAGTTGGAAATACAGGGCAAACTACTGTAGATGGAGCTTTATATGGTAAAGTTACAGGTGTAAATATTACTTCATCTTCAGGTGCACCTGGAGGAGGATTCGCATTGAGATTAAGAGGAGTTTCTTCTATAAACGGTAACAATCAGCCTTTGGTTATTGTAGATGGAGTATATATAAATAATGTAGAAATTCCATCTGGATTACGATTTGCCTCAGGAGGAAACAGAGGGAATGAAGAAAATTCTGGAAATAGACTAGCGGATTTGGATCCTAATGATATTGAAAACATTGAGGTTTTAAAAGGATCTTCTGCAGCTGCTATTTATGGACAACGTGGTAATGCCGGTGTTGTTATTATTACTACCAAAAGAGGAAAAGGTGGTAAAACAAAAATAAGCTTTAGCCAGGATACAGGAGTTAATGTTATTCAAAATAAATTGGGATTAAGACCCTGGACTGCAGCATCTGTAGAATCTACTTTTAATGCAGCAGAAAGAGATAAATATAATGCTACTATAGCTTCTAATGGAGGGCTTTATGATTATGAAGATGAAATTTATGGTAATACAGGTTTTATAACCGATACCAGAATAAATGCTACAGGAGGTAATGAGAAGACCAAGTTTTATGTAGGAGGATCCTATAGAGATGAAGAAGGGATTATCAAAAACACAGGATTTGATAGATTATCGTTAAGAACTAACATAGATCATCGTATTTCTGATGTATTTGATTTTACTTCTACTACAAACTATGTAAGAAGTAATTCTAGTAGAAGTTTTACAGGAAATGAAAACGAAGGAGGATTAAGTTATGGATATACATTAGCATTTACTCGTCCATGGAATAGTTTATATCCTGATGCTGATGGTAACTATCCAAATAACCCTAATTATCCTGGGAATCCAATTTTTGTAAGAGATCAGGCAAAAAATGAAGATTCAAATAACAGAATCATACAAGGATTCAAATTGAATACTAAACTGTTTACCAGAGAGAATAATAGAATTCGACTTATTCTTAATGGAGGGGTTGATTATTTGGCAAATGAAACCTATGTGTATGTGCCAGAAACACACCAAGCTCAAGTTGGAAATCAAGAAGGGTTTGTTGCACAAGGAAAAAACAATTTCACACAGTTCAATGCTCAGGCGATAGCCGTTTGGAACAATACCTCACTTAATGGTGATTTGGATTTGACTACACAATTTGGTATTACTTATTTAAATCAGAAATCTAATTTGGTAAATAGTCGGGGTTCTGATTTAACAGGAGGACAAACCAATGTAGATCAATCGGTAAACCAGGTAATAGACCAGTTCTTTTCAAGTGAAAAAGATTTTGGATATTTTGCTCAGGTAGAAGGAAATTATAAAGATCAATTTATAGCGACTTTAGGATATAGATTAGATAAATCTTCAAGAAATGGAGATCCTAATAAGTTATATGGATTTCCAAAAGCTTCTTTGGCAGTAAACATTGCAAATTTAGATTTTTGGACTGTAGAAGCGATTAATCAATTTAAAGTTAGAGCTGCGTATGGAGAAACTGGAAACCCAGCTGCTTTTGGAGCTACATTTACAAGTTTAGGATCTTCAAATACTGGAGGTAATGGAGGAACATCTGTTGCTGGTTTAAAAGGGGATCCAGATGTAGAGCCAGAAACTGCTTCAGAATTCGAGGTTGGTTTTGATCTTGGATTGCTGAATAGCAGAGTTTCTTTAGAGGCAACATATTATCATAAAAACGTGAAAGATCTGATTCTTTCTAGATCACTACCTGCTTCCTCTGGTTTTACTACAGAAACTACAAATTTGGCAGATCTTAAGAATGAAGGTGTAGAATTAGCTGTGAGAGGAGATGTATTTGATGGAGATAATTTCCGTTGGAATACAGGAGTGCAATTTTATCTAAACAGATCAGAGATTACCCGATTAGATGTTCCTGCATTTGCACAACCAGGAGCTGGTTTTGGTACAGGTTTAGGTACTTTTTATATTGAAGAAGGAAAACCAGTAACACAGTTAGTAGGAAATGTTAATGGGACGTTAACCCAAGTAGGGAATGTAGAGCCTGATTTTCAGATGGCTTTTAATAATCAATTAACGATACTTAAGCAATGGGATGTTTCATTTCTTTTGCAGTGGAAAAAGGGAGGTAATAACTTAAACTTATCGAGATTTTTAACAGATTTAGGAGGAACGTCTCCAGATTTAGAAACTGCAGAAGGACAGGCACGTTTGGCTTCAACTGCTGATGCTTTACGATTTGTTGAACCAGCTGGTTATTTAAGATTAAGAGAAGCTGCAATATACTATAGACTTCCTTCAAAAACAGTTAGTAATTGGTTAGGAGAGTCTGTTGAAGGTATAAAATTAGGAGTATCTGCTAGAAATCTGTTTACCATTACAGATTATAGTAGTTATGATCCAGAAGTTTCAGTAAATGGAGGAGCAGGATTATCAAGTGGAATTGAGGTAACTCCATTCCCTAGTTCACAGCAATTTTACTTTCATTTAAATGTTAATTTTTAATACAAGCACATGATGAAAAATATATTTAAAATTAAGATGAAGTATACTATTATCGGAGCACTTTTTGCTTTATTAATAACTTCATGTACTATAGACGAAGTTGTAGACCCAAATGGCCCAAGTGTTGTAGGAGTTACTAATGGTGCATCAAAAAAACAATTAAATGAACTTGCAACAGGAGTAGAATCTACTTCAAGAAATGGATTAGGTGTAGAAGTTACAGCGAGTGGTACTATGGCACGCGAACTTTATTTATTTGATGCTGATCCTAGAAATACAGGAAATTTATTAGGAAAAGATGGAGTGGCCTTAGATAATAATTCTTTTTATAGTACAACACAATGGAATGGAAGCTACAGATGTGTCAAAAATGCTAGTCTTTTGATAGAGGCTGTAGCCAATACTAATGCAGTTTCAGAAGAAGAAAAGTCTGGATATTTGGGATATGCAAAAACAGTGAAGGCTTATGAATTAATTCAGATCTTGAAATCTTATGGAACCGCTAGAGTAGATATTTCTGATCCAGATAATTTAGGTCCGGTTTTAGGATTTGATGCAGCATTAGCTGCAGTGAGAAGTTTATTAGATGAAGCGAATACAGATTTAAGTAACGCAGGAAGCACTTTTGCATTTACTTTAAGTAGTGGATTTGCTGATTTTGATACACCAAGTACATTTGCTTCATTTAATAGAGCGGTAGCAGCAATAGCAGCTGTTTATGCCGGAGATGGAGGCAGTTCTTTAACATTATTATCGAGTTCATTTTTTAGCCTTACCGCTGGTTTGACTACTGGACCAAAGTACGTCTTTGGATTAGGAGGAGGAAATGACCGTGCCAACCCTGTATTTAGAGTAGCGTCGGTATCTGCAACAGAACCAAACAATGGAGATCAAATTATAGTGCATGATAGTTGGATTAATGATGCAGAAGCAGGAGATACAAGAGTTACTACAAAAACTGCTGTTAGACCTGATCCTAGTGTTCAAGATGGTCTTACAGGGACTCATGAGACTAGGTTATATGCTACTAATGTTACGCCAATAGATATTATTAGAAATGAAGAGTTAATTTTGGTTTATGCAGAAGCAAGTATATTAGCTAATAATCTTGCAGATGCAGTAACTGCATTAGATGTTATTAGGAATGCAGCAGGTTTACCAAATTACTCGGGAGCAGTAACTGCAGATGCTTTAACTACTGAGATGTTAAATCAGAGAAGATATTCTTTATGGGCAGAAAACCATAGAATGTTTGATTTAAGAAGATATAGTTTATCTAATACATTACCTGTTGATAGAGCTGGAGATCAAGTATTTAATATACTTCCTATTCCATTATCAGAAAATGAATAACTAATCTTTTAAGATAGTAAACGCCGCAATTTTTGCGGCGTTTTTTTTGATAAGACTACACTTCTCACTAATTTGGAAAATAATCATTCAGTTATTGTTTGATATTTTCACTTTATTCTATTACTACTTTTCTAACATGAGTTTTTCCTGGAATTTCTAGTAATAGAAAATAGATTCCTGATGATAAATTACCTTCTAAATTGAAAGGGATATTGTATTCTGACGCACCATCATTTTGATATCTATACAGGACACTATTATTAGTTACATTAAACAGCTTTATGTCAATAGGAGTTCGTTCTTTAAAGGTTAGTTCGGCAATAAAGTTTCCACGAGTAGGATTAGGGAAAATTTTATATGTTTTTAGTTTTTCTTTTCCTTCTGTTTCCTCTTTAAAAGCACGTTCTCTTATTGTTATATTTTTGGTATATGATTCTTGACATCCAATTGCATTGGTAGTTAGTAGTGTGATATCAAAGCTTCCTTTTTCTGTGAATTTGATTTCTGCATATTCTCTGGTAGACTCTATTATCTCTGCATTATTAGGAATGATCCATTCTACTGTAATAGGAGAAGGGTTACTTACGTCGACAATTACAAAAGATTCATCTACAAAAATATCTGAGGGTACAACAAATTCTGGTGTAATAGGGGTTTGTGTAGTTGTAATTTGTATGCTGCTATTGATTTGGCACCCTAATCCTGTGGTTGCAGTAATGGTGTATAATCCTGTTTCTGATAAGGTGACCTTTGGTGTGGTTGCGCTAAATCCATTATCGGCTTCCCAGAGGTATGTTGCTAAGGGATCTGCTATGGTTGCATCTACAGTATGAGATTGTCCTTTGCATAACATTGTATTTGAACCCAGATAGATATTCCATAGTACTGATGGATCAGATATGGTTATAATTCTTTCTAATATTGGATTTATGATATCACATCCGTTTTGATCTTGTACAGTAAGGGTGTAGACTCCCTGACTAAGATCATTGATCACAAAATCCGTACTGTTATTTGGGATAGCATTGATTACTTTGTTGAATCCTGGATCTCCATCTTTTGCCATGTTAATCGTGTAAGCTCCTGTTCCTCCAATGATATCTAGAGAAATACTCCCAGAAGCTTGTCCTATACATAATGCTTCGGTAGTATCTATGTTTTGAATAAAAAAAGGATCAGGCTGTATAATCTCGATATCACCTGAGATTAATAATGGATTAGTGTTGCTAGCATCCTGCAGGTTATCTTTGACTTGCACACGATATATACCACCAGATAATCCAGAAGCTACGAATTCCTGAGCAGTCCCTAGTATTACAGGACTCCCAAAAGGTTCAAAAGTACCGGTATTATTTCTAAGCAATACCTGATATTGATAATCGGGTAGCCCACCCTGTACAGTAGCTTTGATTATACCATCATTATTAGTTTGATCATTATCTCCACAGCTAACATCATTTTTTTCGGTTGTTATAAATTCTAATATAGGAGGTTCATTAATTACAAAATCACTGGTTGTCGAGCATCCTTTATCATCGGTAATAGTTAAGGTATAGGTATCTGCTGATAGATTTGGAAGATTGATTTCATATCGATCAGGCCCTGATTGTGCCACTCCGGATCCACCCGTCACATTTGCTCCTGATGAATTTTCCCAGCTAAAAGTATAAGACCCATTACTAAGAGGAGTTCCTCCTGTTATGGTTGCATTGGCATACCCATTATTAGCTCCATTATAAGTAGTAGATGCCTCATCTGTTTTGGTAATAACAATAGCAGAAGCAGCAGGATCAATGATTTCGGTTATAACACTATTTCCTCCCGATGTGCCAGGACATTGATTTACATCCCGTACTTTGATATCATAATTTCCTGAGCTTTTGGGAATACTCACACTGGTTCCTGTAAAGGAAATCCAATTGCCATCACCATTGATTTCATAAAAGTAAGGAGGTGTTCCATTAGAAACATTGTTAATAATAATACTCCCATCATTAGTAGGTCCTTGACCTACGGTACAGGAAGGATTGGTGTGATCAGTATTGAAAGTAACCGCTGTTGATGCATTAATTGTAATAGGAATAGTTCCTCCGGTACCCCTTGGATCACCGTTTGCATTTCTATATTGATATTTTATCGTATAATCTCCAGGGGGTACAATGTTTCCAGGTTTCCAATCATAAAAGAATACTGAACCAGAGGCATTAAAAGAATACTGAAATTTCTGTGCTACAAAAACACCATTAGGATCTAAGGTGACATTAAATAATTGAAGATCCATATATCCACCTCCGGCAGGTACTTGTTCATTAAACCATAGTTTAAACCAACCATCGGTACTATCTGGGCAAGATGTGTTTTGTGGATCTACACTAGTTAGAACAGGGGTGCATGGAGAATATTTTGCAATATATGTTCCTGAAAAGGGAACATTAGTATTACGACCTAATCTAAAGTGAATATCTGTAGCAACACTCGGTGGTGGAGTAGGAGCCATTATTTGTTGTATAGTTGTCGTTAATTGGCGATTTTGTACCCCCGTATCTTTCCAAGTAATGCCATCTAGAGAATATTGCCAATTATAAGCTTCCTTAGGAAATCCTGGTGGAAACGCAAGCATATTAATGTTTTCTCCCATACACAACTCATCTCCAGAACCTTGTCTTTGTATGCTTGTGATGTTGGGGAGTATACCATTGACTCTTACAGATCCTCCACAACCACCAGCACTCAATATCTGACCCAATAATAGTTCGGAAGCTGTTTTGCTTTTAGAACCATTTCTGGAACAGTCAGGATCGGTTGGTCTGAGAGGCTCACAACCTGAGTCATAAGATACATAGAAACTATTATAGTTAGGAATAGTAGTATATGTTCTGGAACTATTACCACTAGTTATTCCACCAGAATCTATAGTTGTACTATCTCCTCCAAAACTCCAATCTAGTGATCCTGCATGGCATTGAGCTTTAGAATAATTTACTGTTGCAGTATATGTTTGCGATAATCCTGTAATGGATATTAATACTAGCAACAAAAAAAATATTTTCTTTTTCATAATCTTAGTACTTTACTTTGGTTGTACTATACTTAGAATAGGTGCCATCATTAAATATGGCTCTAATAATATAGGTATAATTAGAATTAATCGTAAGCCCAGTATCCACAAATCGTTTTATTCCCGCGGGCAATACTCTATAAAGTGACGAAGGATTTTCGTTATAAGCTCTGTATAATTCAAACTCGGCAATTTCTGCTCCTTTATAGTTCCAGGTTAATACGATGGTTTTGTCAATTTCATTTATGGTTGCATAAAACCCTTTTACAACAGACTTTAATGTTGTTTTTGGAACAATAACAGATACCGGCGGAGCAGGAGTAGACTCTAGACCACTTTGGTCTCTGGCAAGTATCGTATAACTATAGTATTTTCCTTGTTCTACTTTGATATCATTATAGGTTGTATTTTTAAATTTTGGACTTTGAAATATCAGACTCCAATCTAGATCCCCTTTTCCTTTTCTATAGATATAATGAGCTTCTACATCTTCACTAGAACTATTGGCCCACTCCAGAGTTACTACTCCATCTTTGATGTTATACGATTTAAAAACAGGTGAAGTAGGAGGGATCACATCTGGTTTTACCAATTCCAATGTTTCTGAAGGTTCAGACATGTTATACCGTTGATCTACAGCTATAATTTTATAATATACTTTAGTATTTAAACTTTTTACTTTTACAGTATCTATAAATGTGTAATTTTCATGAGGAGATTCTGTTAATTGAGAATATTCTTCGTGTTGTAGATTTCCCCGGTATACCCTATACCCCATAAGATCCT is a window encoding:
- a CDS encoding SusC/RagA family TonB-linked outer membrane protein, which translates into the protein MKKHNHFCKMKILLLLIFVPTLLLAQETITGKVVVEGTGEGAPFMNIIEEGTDNGTSSDIDGNFSITVSSLPVNLKVFALGFAEKTVPVATAGNITIQVAESTESLEEVVVTGLGSSIKRANLANAVSTVSSEELVGNTGQTTVDGALYGKVTGVNITSSSGAPGGGFALRLRGVSSINGNNQPLVIVDGVYINNVEIPSGLRFASGGNRGNEENSGNRLADLDPNDIENIEVLKGSSAAAIYGQRGNAGVVIITTKRGKGGKTKISFSQDTGVNVIQNKLGLRPWTAASVESTFNAAERDKYNATIASNGGLYDYEDEIYGNTGFITDTRINATGGNEKTKFYVGGSYRDEEGIIKNTGFDRLSLRTNIDHRISDVFDFTSTTNYVRSNSSRSFTGNENEGGLSYGYTLAFTRPWNSLYPDADGNYPNNPNYPGNPIFVRDQAKNEDSNNRIIQGFKLNTKLFTRENNRIRLILNGGVDYLANETYVYVPETHQAQVGNQEGFVAQGKNNFTQFNAQAIAVWNNTSLNGDLDLTTQFGITYLNQKSNLVNSRGSDLTGGQTNVDQSVNQVIDQFFSSEKDFGYFAQVEGNYKDQFIATLGYRLDKSSRNGDPNKLYGFPKASLAVNIANLDFWTVEAINQFKVRAAYGETGNPAAFGATFTSLGSSNTGGNGGTSVAGLKGDPDVEPETASEFEVGFDLGLLNSRVSLEATYYHKNVKDLILSRSLPASSGFTTETTNLADLKNEGVELAVRGDVFDGDNFRWNTGVQFYLNRSEITRLDVPAFAQPGAGFGTGLGTFYIEEGKPVTQLVGNVNGTLTQVGNVEPDFQMAFNNQLTILKQWDVSFLLQWKKGGNNLNLSRFLTDLGGTSPDLETAEGQARLASTADALRFVEPAGYLRLREAAIYYRLPSKTVSNWLGESVEGIKLGVSARNLFTITDYSSYDPEVSVNGGAGLSSGIEVTPFPSSQQFYFHLNVNF
- a CDS encoding RagB/SusD family nutrient uptake outer membrane protein, translating into MKNIFKIKMKYTIIGALFALLITSCTIDEVVDPNGPSVVGVTNGASKKQLNELATGVESTSRNGLGVEVTASGTMARELYLFDADPRNTGNLLGKDGVALDNNSFYSTTQWNGSYRCVKNASLLIEAVANTNAVSEEEKSGYLGYAKTVKAYELIQILKSYGTARVDISDPDNLGPVLGFDAALAAVRSLLDEANTDLSNAGSTFAFTLSSGFADFDTPSTFASFNRAVAAIAAVYAGDGGSSLTLLSSSFFSLTAGLTTGPKYVFGLGGGNDRANPVFRVASVSATEPNNGDQIIVHDSWINDAEAGDTRVTTKTAVRPDPSVQDGLTGTHETRLYATNVTPIDIIRNEELILVYAEASILANNLADAVTALDVIRNAAGLPNYSGAVTADALTTEMLNQRRYSLWAENHRMFDLRRYSLSNTLPVDRAGDQVFNILPIPLSENE
- a CDS encoding T9SS type A sorting domain-containing protein yields the protein MKKKIFFLLLVLISITGLSQTYTATVNYSKAQCHAGSLDWSFGGDSTTIDSGGITSGNSSRTYTTIPNYNSFYVSYDSGCEPLRPTDPDCSRNGSKSKTASELLLGQILSAGGCGGSVRVNGILPNITSIQRQGSGDELCMGENINMLAFPPGFPKEAYNWQYSLDGITWKDTGVQNRQLTTTIQQIMAPTPPPSVATDIHFRLGRNTNVPFSGTYIAKYSPCTPVLTSVDPQNTSCPDSTDGWFKLWFNEQVPAGGGYMDLQLFNVTLDPNGVFVAQKFQYSFNASGSVFFYDWKPGNIVPPGDYTIKYQYRNANGDPRGTGGTIPITINASTAVTFNTDHTNPSCTVGQGPTNDGSIIINNVSNGTPPYFYEINGDGNWISFTGTSVSIPKSSGNYDIKVRDVNQCPGTSGGNSVITEIIDPAASAIVITKTDEASTTYNGANNGYANATITGGTPLSNGSYTFSWENSSGANVTGGSGVAQSGPDRYEINLPNLSADTYTLTITDDKGCSTTSDFVINEPPILEFITTEKNDVSCGDNDQTNNDGIIKATVQGGLPDYQYQVLLRNNTGTFEPFGSPVILGTAQEFVASGLSGGIYRVQVKDNLQDASNTNPLLISGDIEIIQPDPFFIQNIDTTEALCIGQASGSISLDIIGGTGAYTINMAKDGDPGFNKVINAIPNNSTDFVINDLSQGVYTLTVQDQNGCDIINPILERIITISDPSVLWNIYLGSNTMLCKGQSHTVDATIADPLATYLWEADNGFSATTPKVTLSETGLYTITATTGLGCQINSSIQITTTQTPITPEFVVPSDIFVDESFVIVDVSNPSPITVEWIIPNNAEIIESTREYAEIKFTEKGSFDITLLTTNAIGCQESYTKNITIRERAFKEETEGKEKLKTYKIFPNPTRGNFIAELTFKERTPIDIKLFNVTNNSVLYRYQNDGASEYNIPFNLEGNLSSGIYFLLLEIPGKTHVRKVVIE